GCGGGGAGCAGGCGGCGAGCCGTCTGATGGCGCTGGTGGGATTCGAGGCGGCGCCGGACCGTGACGTGGGGATGCAGCGGGCGATCGCGCAGATCCTGGACAAGCAGCGCTACGACGGGAGCCTGGGGCTGTGGTCGGCGAGCGGGTCGGCGGACCGGTTCGTGACCTCCTACGGCGCGGAGGCGCTTCTGCGCGCGAAGGCGGCGGGGGCGACGGTGCCGGAGGCGCCGCTGGAGGCGTTGCTGAAGAGCATTCGCGAGGATGCGGACAGCTCCTACATGGAGGAGCCGCTGGACCGGGCGGTGATGGCCTATCGCCAGTACGTGCTGGCGCTGGCGGGGCGCGGGCTGCCGGGGGCGGCGCGCCGGCTGTTCGAGGGGCTGGACCAGCTGCCGACGCCGCTGGCGAAGGCGCAGCTGGGCGCGGCCTTCGCGCGGATGGGCGATCGTGCCAGGGCGGAGGAGGCCTTCGCGGCCGCCCTGGCGGCGCCGGCGCGGCGGGCCTGGCACGAGGATTACGGCAGCGCGGCGCGCGACGCGCTGGCGGTGACGCTGCTGCTGAAGGAGAGCGGCGTGCTGGAGGGGCGGATGGCGGAGGCGCTGGGCCGGGTGCCCGGGGCTGAGCTGACGCCGGAGGCGGCCTCCACCCAGGAGGCGGCATGGGGGGTGCTGCTGGCCTCCTCGCTCGGCAAGGACGGGCGGCCGGTGCGGGTCTCGCTCGACGGGCGGGCGCTGGCGGTGTCGCCGGTGGTCTCGGCGGTGCTGGGCGGGCGGGCGGAGGTGCGGAACTTCGGCGACCGGGCGGTGCCGCAGGCGGTGTCCCTGGCCGGGCTTCCCGTGCAGGCGCAGCCCGCCGGGCGGGCGGGGATGCGCATCTCCCGCCGGTTCTTCAACACGGACGGGACGCCGGTGAACCTGGATACGCTGCGGCAGAACCAGGTGTTCCTGATGCAGGTTGAGGCGCGGGCCGAGACCGGGGAGACGCACCGGGCCATGGTGCAGCAGGGGCTGCCGGCGGGGTGGGAGATCGTCGGGCGCGTGGGCGGCGAGGGGACGCTGGCGGGGATGGACTTCCTCGGCGAGCTGACCGCCGCCGACGCCTTCCCGGCGCTGGACGACCGCTTCGCCGCCGCCGTGACGCTGACGCCCGAGAGCCCGGTGGCGCGCTTCGCCGTGCGGGTGCGGGCGGTGACGGCGGGGCGGTTCGAGCTGCCGGGGGCGGAGGTGCGGGACATGTACCGCCCCGCGGTCTTCGCGCGGCAGAACACGGGGAAGGTGAGCGTGGCGCCGGCGCCGTGACGGGGCGCTGCCCGGGGTGCGCGTTGGGGTGCGCCCTGGGGTGAGTCGGTCAGAAGGGCGCGCGGCCGGCGCTGTTGCCGGGCGGGCTGTAGCGGCAGACCAGGACGTCCGCGGCGCCGGAGGCGAGGGCGCAGCCCAGGGCCTCGGTGCCGCGCCAGACCATCTGGGTGTAGTGGCCGGTGCGGGCGAGGTCGCGGGCGCCGGCGCGGAAGGCCGCGCCCTCCGCGGCCCAGGCCCGCGCCATGCTCTCCACGGTGTAGGCGCCGCGGGTGCCGGTCCAGAGGTTCTCTCCTCTGCGGTTCTCGCCGTCGCCGATCCCGGGCTCGTGCGCGAGGCGGCCGGTGGCGGCGAGGCGGCGGGCCCAGCGATCGGCCTCGGCGGCGAGGGCGGGATCCCAGCGGAGCGGCGGGACGCCGACGGCCGCGCGCTCCGCCGCGTCGACGGCGAGGAGACGGGCGGGCAGGTCCGCCGGGCCCGTGGCGCAGGCGGCGAGGAGGAGCGGGAGGAGAGGGGCGGCGCGCATGGGCGGGAGGTGGCGCCGGCGCGGCGGGTTTGCAGCACCGGGTCCGGCGGGCGCTTGCTGGCGGAGCCGGCCGTGCGAGGATGGCAGGGCTGACGGGGCGGCCGGGCGGAGGGGGTATCGCGTGCGGTTCGGCATGGGCCGGTTCGGCAGGAGCAGGTTCGGCATGAGCAGGTTCGGATTCTGGGCGGGCCTGGCGCTGGGGCCCGTGGCAGGCGCCCTCGTGCTGTTCCTGGTGCTGGACCGTGTGTTCCCGCCGGACCTCTCCCGCCTGGAGACGGTGGGGCGGGTGGTGGTGGACCGGGAGGGGCGGACGCTCTCGGCACTGCCGGCGCCGGGCGGGGTGTGGCGGCTGCCGGTGGGGGCGGAGGAGGTGCCGCCGCATCTGGTGGAGCTGCTGGTGGCCGCGGAGGACCGGCGGTTCTGGCGGCATCCCGGGGTGGACCCGATCGCGCTGGGGCGGGCGGCCTTCCAGTGGGCGCGGGCGGGGCGGGTGGTCTCGGGCGGGTCCACCCTGTCCATGCAGGCGGCACGGCTGCTGGAGCCGCGGCCGCGCAACCTGCGGAGCAAGGCGATCGAGGCCTTCCGGGCGGTGCAGCTGGAGTGGCGGCTGGGCAAGCCGGGGGTGCTGCGGGCCTGGCTGACGCTGGCGCCGATGGGCGGGAACCTGGAAGGGGTGCGGGCGGGGTCGCTGGCCTGGTTCGGGCGGCCGGTGGAGCGGGTCTCGGTGGCGGAGGCGGCGCTGCTCGTCGCGGTGCCGCGGCGGCCGGAGGCGCTGCGGCCGGACCGGCACGCGGAGGCGGCGCGGGCGGCGCGGAACGCGGTGCTGACGCGGCGCGGGGCGCCGGCGCTGCCGGAGGTGGAGCGGCTGGCGGCGCTGGCGGAGGGGACGCCGGATGCGCGGCGGCGGATGCCCGGGCTGGCGCCGCACCTCTCGCGCGAGGTGGCGCGGGGGGCGACCGGGGGTTTGGTGCCGGAGGCGCCGGGAGGTTCGGCGCCGGGGGCGCCCGGGACTGGGGTATCCGGGGGCGTGCTGCGGACCACCCTGGAGGCTGGGCTGCAGCGGGCGATGGAGGGGATCGCGCGGGAGGCGATGGCGGGGCTGCCGGAGCGGGCTTCCGTCGCGATCGTGGTGGCGGATCTACGATCGCGCGAGGCGCGGGCGGTGGTGGGCGGCGAGTGGCTGGCGGAGGGGCGCGCCGGGGCGCTGGACCTGACGCGGGCGGTGCGGTCCCCCGGTTCCGCGCTGAAGCCGCTGCTCTACGCCATGGCCTTCGACCGCGGGCTGGCGCGGCCGGGCAGCGTGATGGAGGACTTGCCGCGGCTGTTCGGGGACTGGGCGCCGGAGAACTTCGCGCGCGGCTTCTCCGGGCGGGTGACGGCGGCCTCCGCCCTGCGGCAATCCCTGAACCTGCCGGCGGTGGCGCTGATGGAGGCCCTGGGGCCGATCCGCTTCGCTTCCGCCATGAAGCGGCTGGGGGCGCCGCCGCGCATGCCGCCGGGGGCAGGGGCGGCGCTGCCGCTGGCGCTGGGCGGGGCGGGGGTGACGCTGCGGGAGCTGGTGGGGGTGACCGCGGCGCTCGGCGATGGCGGGCGAGGCGGTGCGTTGCGGGTGATGGCCGGCGGGCCGCCCCCTGGTGTGCTTCCTGAGGGCGAGGCGGTGGTGCGGGCCCCGGCGGCGGAGGCGGTGGCGGCGATCCTGACCCAGCCCTTCCCGGGCGGCGGGCCGGAGGGGGTGGCGTGGAAGACCGGTACCTCCTGGGGCGGGCGGGACGCGCTGGCGGTGGGGTTCGATGCGCGCCACGCCGCCGGGGTCTGGGTGGGGCGGCCGGACGGGACGGCCATTCCCGGGGCGACGGGGCGGAGCCTGGCGCTGCCCGTGCTGGCGCGGGTCTTCTCGGCGCTGCCCTCCGCGCCGCGGGCGGTGGAGGGGGCGGTGTTGGCGCGGGCGGCCGGGTCGGCGCCGGTGGACGGGCTGCGGCTGCTCTTCCCGCCCGCCGGCGCGGTGATGGACGGGGGGGCGGTGACGATCCGGGCGGCTGGCGGGCGGCGGCCCTTCACCTTCCTGGTGGACGGTGTGCCGGTGGCCGAGGGCGGGGCGCGGCGGGAGGCGGGGTGGGTTCCGCCGGGGCCGGGCTTCTACCGGGTGACGGTGCTGGACGCGCATGGCGGGGCGGTGAGCGCGCCGATCCGGGTGCGGGGTGCGGACTAGGCGCGGTCGGCGGGCCGCCGGTTATCGGCGGCGTCGTCATCGGTGCTGTGCGTCGCGCACCTCCGGAGCGTCGAGACGAGGTCGGCGGGGACGGATGGGCCGGGGCTTCTCCCGGTGGCCTGCGCGCGCGGGAAGCCCGCCCGGGGCAGGCGTCGAGAGGTTTTACGAGACCGGAACGGAAACTACGAAGGCTCCACTCAAGATGCTGCTTTCAAAAAGGATTTCAGCCTGGCACGTCACTTGCCCTTATGATTTCGTCCTCGAGTCGGATGAGTGTCCTCGTCTGGTGGATCGGGGGGATTGAGGGAGTAATCCGATGCACGTTCGCAAACTGATCCTGGCGGCCACCGTGGCCCTGCCGGCGACCCTGGCGGCCGGCCAGAGCCTGGCCATTCCCGTCACCTTCTCCTCCGACGGGAGCTTCTCCGGCGTCTCGGCCTGCTCCGCGACGGCCCCGGCCTGCACCGTGAGCAACAACGGCAACACGCTGACCCTGGGCACCAGCTCGTTCCTCGGCTTTCCCGTGCAGCCCTACAGCACCCTGACCGCCGTGGATCAGGGCGCGGTGACGATCCAGACCCCGCAGAACGACTACCAGATCGGGCAGATCAACTGGACCAACAACCCGACGTCGAACGCGGACCAGAACTTCAGCGCCAACTACAACCTGGCCCTGAACTTCACCGCGCCGGCGCTGCAGAGCCTCGTCCAGACGGTCGTGCTGAACATCCTTCAGCCGACCAACCCGCCGGGCGACAGCGTCACCAACCTGCTGATCAGCGCCGCGAGCCCGCTGAACGCCTCCTTCGGCGGCCTGACGATCTCCGACATCCGGATCTCGCTCCTCGCTGGCAGCGGCGGCAGCACCTACAACGCGGCCACCGGGGCCTGGTTCAACCCGGAGAGCAACACGGCGCGGCTGCGCATCACGGCGGACTTCCGTGAGACGGCGGTGCCGGAGCCGGCCTCCCTCGCCATCCTCGGCATGGGGCTGGTCGGGCTGGGGATGACCCGCCTGCGCCGCGGCGCGAAGGACCGGACTGACGCCGCGGCCTGATCGGCGCGGCGCCGGACGGCCGGCGGCGGCATGACGTGCCGCCGGCCGTGATGGGGAGGGGTGGATGCCGGGGGCCGGCATCCACCCCTTTCCGTTCCGGGGCACTTCCCTCTCTCAGCGGGTGGGGTCGCGCCAGCGCTGCGGCGGGCCCGCCTCCTCCTCATCCGGTCCGGCAGCGGGCGGGCGGGGCTGCAGGGCTTCCAGGCGGCGCTTCAGCAGGGTGATCTGGCGGCGGAGCTCGGCGTTCTCGCGCTGGGACTGGCGCAGGCGGGATTCCGCGGCTTCCAGCAGGGCGGGCGGGGCAGGCTCGGGGCGCGGCTCGGCGGGGGCCAGGACCTCCGGCCAGGAGAGACCGAGGCGTTTCAGCAGACGGTGGGCGGCGAGGGCGGCCGAGGCGCGCTCCCCGACATGCTCCGAGCCGAGCAGGGCGAGGACGCGGGCCAGGCGCGCGGCGTCGCCGGGCTGCAGCGGGCCGCGGCGCGGCGCCACCGTTCAGCGGCGCCCGGCCGGCCCCGGGGCCAGTGGGGTGTCCCCGTAGCGGGCGAGGAGGTCGGCTGGGCCGGCATGGACGGCGATGCAGCCGGCGGCGCGCAGGGGCTCGTCGGCCCATCCGCCGCTGCGGACGCCGACGGGGCGGAGGCCGGCCCTCACGCTCGCCTCGGCGTCGTAGGGGGTGTCGCCGACGGTGACCACGGCGCCGCGGTCCTCGGTGCCGCAGAGGGCGAAGGCGGCCTCGAAGATGTCGGGGTGGGGCTTGGAGCGCTCCGCGTCGTCGGAGGAGGTCTCGGCGTCCACCAGCTCCTCGATCCCGGCGACGCGCTTGAAGACCTGCAACTCCTCCGCCTTGGCGGAGGAGGCGAGGACGAGGCGGGTGCCGTCCGCGCGGATGCGGCGGAAGAGCTCTGGCACGCAGGAGAAGGGGCGGATGAGGGGGGTGTAGCGCTCCCTCATGATGATGCCGCGGCGCTTCTCCAGCGCTTCCCCTTTCTCCTCCAGCTCCCCGGCGGGAAGGAATTCGGGGATGAGCTGGTCGCCGCCCTTGCCGATCCTGTCGCGCATCGTGAGGTGGGGGATGTCGTGGCCGATCTCGCGAAAGGCGTCGACCCAGGCGCGGGCGTGGAGATCGACGGAATCGATCAGCGTGCCGTCCACGTCGAAGATCACGGCCTGAATCATGCGGCGACTCCCCTCTGCCGGCGGGTAACGCGGGGCCGGGGTCCTCGTTCAGCCCGGAAGATTCAAGCTGAAAGCTGTTCCAGGGCGTGGCGGATGTTGGCGCGGGCCTGTCCGTCCAGCGCGGCGTGGAACCCGTCCGTGTGGAAGAGGCGGGGGCGGCCGAGCAGGGCGCGGAG
This genomic window from Pararoseomonas sp. SCSIO 73927 contains:
- the pbpC gene encoding penicillin-binding protein 1C, whose amino-acid sequence is MSRFGFWAGLALGPVAGALVLFLVLDRVFPPDLSRLETVGRVVVDREGRTLSALPAPGGVWRLPVGAEEVPPHLVELLVAAEDRRFWRHPGVDPIALGRAAFQWARAGRVVSGGSTLSMQAARLLEPRPRNLRSKAIEAFRAVQLEWRLGKPGVLRAWLTLAPMGGNLEGVRAGSLAWFGRPVERVSVAEAALLVAVPRRPEALRPDRHAEAARAARNAVLTRRGAPALPEVERLAALAEGTPDARRRMPGLAPHLSREVARGATGGLVPEAPGGSAPGAPGTGVSGGVLRTTLEAGLQRAMEGIAREAMAGLPERASVAIVVADLRSREARAVVGGEWLAEGRAGALDLTRAVRSPGSALKPLLYAMAFDRGLARPGSVMEDLPRLFGDWAPENFARGFSGRVTAASALRQSLNLPAVALMEALGPIRFASAMKRLGAPPRMPPGAGAALPLALGGAGVTLRELVGVTAALGDGGRGGALRVMAGGPPPGVLPEGEAVVRAPAAEAVAAILTQPFPGGGPEGVAWKTGTSWGGRDALAVGFDARHAAGVWVGRPDGTAIPGATGRSLALPVLARVFSALPSAPRAVEGAVLARAAGSAPVDGLRLLFPPAGAVMDGGAVTIRAAGGRRPFTFLVDGVPVAEGGARREAGWVPPGPGFYRVTVLDAHGGAVSAPIRVRGAD
- a CDS encoding choice-of-anchor K domain-containing protein; amino-acid sequence: MHVRKLILAATVALPATLAAGQSLAIPVTFSSDGSFSGVSACSATAPACTVSNNGNTLTLGTSSFLGFPVQPYSTLTAVDQGAVTIQTPQNDYQIGQINWTNNPTSNADQNFSANYNLALNFTAPALQSLVQTVVLNILQPTNPPGDSVTNLLISAASPLNASFGGLTISDIRISLLAGSGGSTYNAATGAWFNPESNTARLRITADFRETAVPEPASLAILGMGLVGLGMTRLRRGAKDRTDAAA
- a CDS encoding CAP domain-containing protein — translated: MRAAPLLPLLLAACATGPADLPARLLAVDAAERAAVGVPPLRWDPALAAEADRWARRLAATGRLAHEPGIGDGENRRGENLWTGTRGAYTVESMARAWAAEGAAFRAGARDLARTGHYTQMVWRGTEALGCALASGAADVLVCRYSPPGNSAGRAPF
- a CDS encoding HAD family hydrolase, encoding MIQAVIFDVDGTLIDSVDLHARAWVDAFREIGHDIPHLTMRDRIGKGGDQLIPEFLPAGELEEKGEALEKRRGIIMRERYTPLIRPFSCVPELFRRIRADGTRLVLASSAKAEELQVFKRVAGIEELVDAETSSDDAERSKPHPDIFEAAFALCGTEDRGAVVTVGDTPYDAEASVRAGLRPVGVRSGGWADEPLRAAGCIAVHAGPADLLARYGDTPLAPGPAGRR